Genomic window (Sphingobacteriales bacterium):
TTCATCAGCCCAGATGATTGCAGGAAAATTTCTGGCTTCCTGGTTGCTGGTGATGACAGCCCTTGCCCTCACCCTCCCCTACTACCTGACAGTCAGCTCTTTGGGAAAAGTTGACCATGGCGCTGTCTGGGGTGGTTATTTCGGTTTGATTCTGGTTAGCGGAGCCTATATCAGCATCGGTATTTTTGCCAGCAGCATCTCCAAAAATCAGATAATCGCATTTCTTACCACCTTGTTCATCGGCATTTTCTTTCAGTTTATCTTCGACCTCATCTCCAAGGCTTTCTTTGGCCTTCCTGCTGCCATTCTGAGCTATCTGAGCGTTTTTAACCATTATAGCTCTCTGCTACGCGGTGTTTTCGACCTGAGAGATATTATCTTCTTTATTAGCCTAATTGCAACAGGTTTATTTTTAGGCAACTATATGGTTTCACGCAGATTGTTAACGGAATAAAGCTATGTACGAAACGAAAAAAAATGCACAGCTGAGGATTGGCATCATCCTGCTCATCATCATTGTCATTAATATTCTGTTCAGCCTGATTTATTTCAGGTTGGATTTCACGGCTGATAAAAGATATACCCTCAGCACCACCACCAAAAATGTGTTGAAAGAGCTGAAGGCTCCTGTTACCGTAACTGCTTATTTTTCAGATAAATTGCCGCCAGATGTATTGTATATTAAAAACGACTTCAGGGATTTACTGACAGAATATGCCAGTTATTCGAGAAAAAAAGTGGTCTGGTCTTTTATGGATCCGTCAAAAGATCCGAGGGTCAAGCAAAAGGCACTTCAAAAAGGGATACAGCCCATGTTGTTGAATATCAGGAAGAAAGACAAGTTTCAGCAGCAGGAAGTTTTCATGGGTGCGTTGGTGCAGTATGGTGAAAAGTTTGAAGTAATACCCGCTATTCAGCCTGGTGCCCCCATGGAATATG
Coding sequences:
- a CDS encoding ABC transporter permease subunit, with product MESIWIITKKELNSFLDSMTGYILLVLFLGFSGFFTWLFGNDIFMMNEASLQVFFSWSYWTLFFFIPGLTMRSVAEEINSGTIELIGTKAISSAQMIAGKFLASWLLVMTALALTLPYYLTVSSLGKVDHGAVWGGYFGLILVSGAYISIGIFASSISKNQIIAFLTTLFIGIFFQFIFDLISKAFFGLPAAILSYLSVFNHYSSLLRGVFDLRDIIFFISLIATGLFLGNYMVSRRLLTE